In Aliiroseovarius pelagivivens, a single window of DNA contains:
- a CDS encoding response regulator transcription factor has product MSRIALVDDDRNILTSVSITLEAEGFEVETYNDGQSALDAFAKRLPDLAVFDIKMPRMDGMDLLQRVRQKTSTLPVIFLTSKDDEIDEVLGLRMGADDYVTKPFSQRLLVERIRALLRRQEVIASDDAGEVEDGRVMERGELRMDPLRHAVTWKGQDVSLTVTEFLLLQALAQRPGFVKSRDQLMDVAYDDQVYVDDRTIDSHIKRLRKKMRSADSDFSAIETLYGIGYRYNEE; this is encoded by the coding sequence ATGTCCAGGATTGCCTTGGTCGACGATGACAGAAATATTCTGACTTCAGTATCTATTACGCTTGAAGCCGAAGGGTTCGAAGTCGAGACCTATAACGACGGTCAAAGCGCGTTGGACGCCTTTGCCAAGCGCCTTCCAGACCTTGCGGTCTTTGACATCAAAATGCCCCGCATGGACGGGATGGATCTGTTGCAACGTGTGCGGCAGAAGACCTCGACCCTGCCGGTGATTTTCCTGACGTCGAAAGATGACGAAATTGACGAAGTGCTGGGCCTTCGAATGGGTGCAGACGACTATGTTACCAAGCCCTTCAGCCAGCGCCTTCTGGTCGAACGCATCCGCGCGCTTTTGCGCCGGCAAGAAGTGATCGCAAGCGACGACGCCGGAGAAGTCGAAGATGGGCGTGTCATGGAACGCGGCGAACTGCGTATGGACCCCCTTCGGCATGCCGTGACTTGGAAAGGGCAGGATGTATCCCTGACCGTCACCGAATTTCTGTTGCTACAGGCCTTGGCCCAGCGGCCCGGTTTCGTGAAAAGCCGCGATCAGCTGATGGATGTGGCCTATGATGATCAGGTCTACGTAGATGACCGAACCATCGACAGTCACATCAAGCGCCTTCGCAAGAAGATGCGCTCGGCTGATTCAGATTTCTCGGCCATCGAGACGCTTTATGGCATCGGATACCGTTACAACGAAGAATGA
- a CDS encoding phosphoenolpyruvate carboxykinase gives MTTGRVNPARRLEDQGISGLGNVYYNLMEPALIEAALGRGEGKLGQGGTFLVETGKHTGRSPKDKFVVKTPSVEPHIWWENNPPMDPAKFDVLYEDMLEHMKGKDYYVQDLFGGADPAHRLDVRVVSELAWHNLFIRHLLRRPDRDELDEFDPQFTIINCPTFLADAQRHGCRSETVIALNFDRKLILIGGTEYAGENKKSVFTLLNYMLPEKGIMPMHCSANHATGNPVDTAIFFGLSGTGKTTLSADPERTLIGDDEHGWSDTGTFNFEGGCYAKTINLSAEAEPEIYATTQKFATVIENMVYDEETKELDFEDDSLTANMRCAYPLHYIANASDTAIGGHPKNIIMLTCDAFGVLPPIARLTPAQAMYHFLSGFTSKVAGTEKGVTEPEPTFSTCFGAPFMPRRPAEYGALLRDKIAKHGATCWLVNTGWTGGAYGTGSRMPIRATRALLTAALDGSLAEAKFRKDANFGFEVPVKVEGVADLLLDPRRTWQDAAAYDAQAAKLVKMFSDNFVQYEGDIDDDVKAVAIG, from the coding sequence ATGACCACTGGACGGGTAAACCCAGCGCGCCGCTTGGAAGATCAAGGCATCTCCGGGCTGGGAAATGTCTATTACAACCTGATGGAGCCAGCTCTGATCGAAGCCGCACTGGGCCGCGGCGAGGGCAAGCTTGGACAAGGCGGGACCTTCCTGGTCGAGACCGGCAAGCACACGGGCCGTTCTCCCAAGGATAAATTTGTCGTCAAGACTCCCAGCGTCGAGCCGCACATCTGGTGGGAAAACAACCCGCCGATGGATCCGGCCAAATTCGACGTCCTGTACGAGGACATGCTGGAGCACATGAAGGGCAAGGACTATTATGTTCAGGACCTTTTCGGTGGCGCCGACCCGGCACACCGTTTGGATGTGCGCGTGGTTTCGGAACTGGCTTGGCACAACCTGTTCATCCGTCACCTGCTGCGTCGCCCCGACCGTGACGAGCTGGACGAGTTCGACCCCCAATTCACTATCATCAACTGCCCGACCTTCCTGGCCGACGCCCAGCGTCACGGCTGTCGCTCGGAAACGGTGATCGCGCTGAACTTCGACCGCAAGCTGATCCTGATCGGCGGCACCGAATACGCAGGCGAGAACAAGAAGTCGGTCTTCACGCTGCTGAACTACATGCTGCCTGAGAAAGGCATCATGCCGATGCACTGCTCGGCCAACCACGCCACTGGCAACCCGGTCGACACCGCCATCTTCTTTGGCCTGTCGGGCACCGGCAAAACCACCCTGTCGGCAGATCCCGAGCGCACGCTGATCGGCGATGACGAGCACGGCTGGTCGGACACCGGCACCTTCAACTTCGAAGGTGGCTGCTATGCCAAGACCATCAACCTGTCGGCTGAAGCCGAGCCTGAAATCTACGCCACGACCCAGAAGTTCGCGACTGTGATCGAGAACATGGTCTATGACGAAGAGACCAAGGAACTGGACTTTGAAGATGACAGCCTGACGGCCAACATGCGTTGCGCCTACCCGCTGCACTACATTGCCAACGCTTCGGACACCGCTATCGGTGGTCACCCGAAGAACATCATCATGCTGACCTGTGATGCGTTTGGTGTTCTGCCTCCGATCGCGCGTCTGACGCCGGCACAGGCTATGTATCACTTCCTGTCGGGCTTCACCTCGAAAGTGGCTGGCACCGAAAAAGGTGTGACCGAGCCCGAGCCGACCTTCTCGACCTGCTTCGGCGCACCCTTCATGCCGCGCCGCCCGGCCGAGTATGGCGCACTGCTGCGTGACAAGATCGCCAAGCACGGCGCAACCTGCTGGCTGGTAAACACCGGCTGGACCGGTGGTGCTTACGGCACCGGCTCGCGTATGCCGATCCGCGCCACCCGCGCCCTGCTGACCGCCGCTTTGGACGGGTCGCTGGCTGAAGCCAAGTTCCGCAAGGACGCAAACTTTGGCTTCGAGGTTCCGGTCAAAGTGGAAGGCGTTGCCGATCTGCTTCTGGATCCGCGCCGCACATGGCAGGACGCTGCTGCCTATGACGCGCAGGCTGCCAAGCTGGTCAAGATGTTCTCGGACAACTTCGTTCAGTATGAAGGCGACATTGATGATGACGTGAAAGCCGTCGCCATCGGGTAA
- a CDS encoding alpha/beta hydrolase family protein, with amino-acid sequence MTQTVTIDGPAPLTGTFFAADTPRAVAVLNGATGVPHRFYRHFAAWLAETQNVSCLIYDYRDFATSARGHVKDVTATLLDWGLHDTQAARDWLSARAGGLPIWVMGHSLGGLLLARQERTEEIARVITVCSGPVHTTDHPWPFQAMVRALWFGVGPASVAMLGYVPKQLSGLGTDIPGPVFTQWKHWCTTRGFTAADPIVPAAKEAALTCDFRMVSLSDDLSVPPNAVARLAELYPGTQTEHLTLHPRDFGLAKVGHTDTFRRQNAALWPALIA; translated from the coding sequence ATGACCCAGACTGTCACCATAGATGGCCCTGCCCCGCTGACCGGCACCTTCTTCGCCGCCGACACCCCACGCGCGGTTGCCGTTCTGAATGGTGCGACAGGCGTTCCGCACCGCTTCTATCGCCATTTCGCCGCGTGGCTGGCCGAGACCCAGAACGTTTCATGTCTGATCTATGATTACCGCGATTTCGCAACCTCTGCCCGAGGTCACGTGAAAGATGTCACTGCAACTCTGTTGGATTGGGGCCTGCACGACACCCAAGCCGCGCGCGATTGGCTGTCTGCCCGCGCGGGTGGTTTGCCAATCTGGGTGATGGGGCATTCGCTGGGCGGACTGCTTCTGGCCCGGCAGGAACGTACGGAAGAAATCGCCCGCGTAATCACCGTCTGCTCTGGTCCGGTGCACACAACGGACCATCCTTGGCCGTTTCAAGCCATGGTGCGTGCGCTTTGGTTCGGTGTTGGACCCGCATCGGTCGCGATGCTTGGATATGTCCCGAAACAACTGTCCGGCCTTGGCACCGATATTCCGGGGCCCGTATTCACACAGTGGAAGCATTGGTGCACGACGCGCGGGTTTACCGCCGCAGATCCGATTGTTCCTGCCGCCAAAGAGGCAGCGCTGACCTGCGACTTTCGCATGGTGTCTCTGTCCGATGATCTTTCGGTTCCGCCTAATGCCGTAGCCCGATTGGCCGAGCTCTATCCCGGCACTCAAACTGAGCATCTGACACTTCACCCGCGCGACTTTGGTCTAGCCAAGGTCGGCCACACAGATACGTTCCGCCGCCAGAATGCAGCGCTGTGGCCCGCCCTGATTGCCTAG